The proteins below come from a single Balaenoptera musculus isolate JJ_BM4_2016_0621 chromosome 1, mBalMus1.pri.v3, whole genome shotgun sequence genomic window:
- the TMEM125 gene encoding transmembrane protein 125 — MSEREAQAPPGRGLPPDVLAEQVELWWSQQPRRSALCFAVAVGLVAGCGAGGVALLSSTSSRSGEWRLAVGTALCLLALLVLVKQLMSSAVQDMNCIRHPRHVALLRSGGGADALVVLLSGLVLLVTGLTLAGLAAAPAPARPLAAMLFVGVTLAASGALFLLGLLLYQVAVSGHCPRPRAAAPSTRSDRSGNGSVFSISGRLSAGQRHETTSSIASLI, encoded by the coding sequence ATGTCTGAGAGAGAGGCTCAGGCGCCGCCGGGCCGGGGGCTGCCGCCGGATGTGCTGGCGGAGCAGGTGGAGCTGTGGTGGTCCCAGCAGCCGCGGCGCTCGGCGCTCTGCTTCGCCGTGGCTGTGGGCCTCGTGGCGGGCTGTGGGGCGGGTGGCGTGGCCCTGCTGTCCTCCACCAGCAGCCGCTCGGGCGAGTGGCGCCTGGCGGTGGGCACAGCGCTCTGCCTGCTGGCCCTGCTGGTCCTGGTTAAGCAGCTGATGAGCTCGGCCGTGCAGGACATGAACTGCATCCGCCATCCTCGCCACGTGGCCCTGCTCCGCAGCGGCGGCGGGGCCGATGCCCTGGTGGTGCTGCTCAGCGGCCTGGTGCTGCTGGTCACCGGCCTGACGCTGGCAGGGCTGGCCgccgcccctgcccccgcccggCCGCTGGCCGCCATGCTGTTTGTGGGCGTCACCCTGGCTGCCTCAGGCGCGCTCTTCCTGCTGGGCCTGCTGCTGTATCAGGTGGCCGTGAGTGGACACTGTCCCCGCCCCCGTGCGGCCGCCCCCTCCACCCGCAGTGACCGCAGTGGGAATGGCAGCGTCTTCAGCATCTCAGGGCGGTTGTCCGCTGGCCAGCGTCACGAGACCACGTCCAGCATCGCCAGCCTCATCTGA